One genomic segment of Coffea arabica cultivar ET-39 chromosome 6e, Coffea Arabica ET-39 HiFi, whole genome shotgun sequence includes these proteins:
- the LOC113737275 gene encoding uncharacterized protein, whose protein sequence is MDRSWMSIKNYLDPKYLDGVDEFIKFDFLGKDPNCKLPCPCKVCNNFEDQTKEVMANHLCQGIVDSYTRWIYHGEGFESDDENDDIEISDNDSDFDSMEELLNDVGVANFGESWRHSPELDTGACTEKEGEASRFLRLLSEAEKSLYPGCEKYSKLSFIVHILHLKTMNRWTCKSTDMLLKFLHQVFPTALIPSSYYEAKNFIRELGLKCEKIHACENDCALFWNENKGLDHCPNEKCKAPRYKSPNSKIPRKVLRYFPLKPRLQRLFVNKEIARDMRWHKERRVDNENMMRHPADSLAWKDFDRNHKSFAEDPRNVRLGLASDGFNPFGTMSNSYSIWPVILVPYNLPPWKCLKDPFFFLSMIIPGPKAPGNDIDIFFRPLVDELKELFATGVETYDAFREEKFMLRAALLWTINDFPAYGYLSGWSTKGYKACPMCLDETTSLYLNNGHKCCYMGHRRFLPIDHKCRREKKQFNGEREHRQPPRTLSGEEVLQQLLRIEQVEFGKAPDLLQQKKRKRVQNSSNWKKKSIFFELPYWSTNKIRHNLDIMHIVKNVCESLVGTLMNIPSRTKDTWQAREYLKEMGLREELHLQPGGGTSKVMPPACYTLSSLEKKNFCQFFSTIKFPDGFASNIPRCVKTKERQLLGMKSHDYYVFIQRLLPLATRGMLSKDVSQILVEISNFFRKICSRTLYLDELEMQEKNIILILCKLEKIFPPNFFDVMVHLMVHLPTESKIAGPAQYRWMFPFERYLHDVPTRFNQTERNMEKHEAAGKLSIFSSLARPFGAALIGYLSEVELQRIHLFILKNCEEVDAYMREHRQILEKQNLSSVQQRLDSKFSKWFEKRVMYTHARGECTDELLSLARGPDFRVNTFVGCNVNGFRFHIKARERERKTQNSGVMVKGEHADKETYFYGTITDIVEVEYSFTQNRVVVFKCDWWDLRNTSGIKVDKQSNITSINMSKTWYSDQPFILASQAEQVFYLQDMKLGGNWHVVELVSPRSSYDVPEKHEDDLVDNEEAYQEEYHEDLIGVQENLELVSLKIGDVQTEERIEAGAMFFIELSASRTRQLDDNFIDNDEEIEQQFNSEDENEQFVQIDDYESD, encoded by the exons ATGGATAGGAGTTGGATGTCTATTAAGAACTACCTCGACCCCAAGTATTTAGATGGAGTtgatgaatttattaagtttgATTTTCTAGGCAAGGATCCTAATTGTAAACTGCCATGTCCTTGCAAAGTATGCAATAATTTTGAGGATCAAACTAAGGAAGTCATGGCCAATCACTTGTGTCAAGGAATTGTTGATAGTTATACTAGGTGGATATATCATGGCGAAGGGTTTGAATCTGATGATGAGAATGATGACATAGAAATAAGTGACAACGATAGTGACTTTGACAGTATGGAGGAGTTGTTAAATGATGTAGGAGTTGCTAACTTTGGTGAGAGTTGGAGACATTCACCGGAACTTGATACGGGTGCTTGTACCGAGAAAGAAGGAGAAGCAAGTAGGTTTCTCAGATTATTATCGGAGGCTGAAAAATCTCTATACCCGGGCTGTGAAAAGTATTCAAAACTCTCGTTTATTGTCCATATCCTCCACTTGAAAACAATGAATCGGTGGACTTGTAAATCTACTGATATGTTGCTGAAGTTCTTGCATCAAGTATTTCCTACAGCTTTGATTCCCAGTTCATATTACGAGGCAAAAAATTTCATCCGTGAGTTGGGGCTGAAGTGTGAAAAGATCCACGCCTGTGAAAATGATTGCGCACTTTTTTggaatgaaaataaaggccttGATCATTGTCCAAATGAAAAATGTAAAGCACCGCGGTATAAATCTCCAAATTCCAAAATACCTAGAAAGGTGTTGCGTTATTTTCCATTAAAACCAAGGCTGCAAAGACTGTTTGTGAACAAAGAGATTGCTCGGGATATGAGGTGGCATAAGGAGAGACGTGTAGATAATGAGAACATGATGCGACACCCTGCTGATTCATTAGCTTGGAAGGATTTTGATAGAAATCACAAGTCCTTCGCTGAAGATCCTAGAAATGTGAGGCTAGGACTTGCTAGTGATGGCTTTAATCCCTTTGGAACCATGAGCAATTCATACAGTATATGGCCTGTTATCCTTGTTCCTTACAATCTACCTCCTTGGAAATGCTTAAAAgatccattttttttcctatcAATGATTATTCCTGGTCCCAAAGCACCTGGAAATGACATTGACATATTCTTTAGACCACTAGTTGATGAGTTAAAAGAGTTATTTGCCACTGGTGTGGAGACATATGATGCCTTCAGGGAGGAGAAGTTCATGTTACGTGCAGCACTTTTGTGGACAATAAACGATTTTCCAGCATATGGCTATTTGTCGGGATGGAGTACAAAAGGGTACAAGGCATGTCCTATGTGCTTAGATGAGACGACTAGTCTATATCTTAATAATGGTCACAAATGTTGTTACATGGGCCATCGCCGTTTTCTGCCTATTGATCATAAATGTCGTCgagaaaaaaagcaatttaatgGAGAAAGAGAACATAGACAGCCTCCTAGGACCCTATCAGGTGAGGAAGTCCTCCAACAACTTCTTCGTATTGAGCAAGTTGAGTTTGGCAAGGCACCTGATTTGctgcaacaaaagaaaagaaaacgcgTGCAGAACAGTTCAAATTGGAAGAAGAAGAGCATATTCTTTGAACTTCCATATTGGAGTACCAATAAAATTAGACATAATTTGGATATTATGCACATTGTCAAGAATGTATGTGAATCTTTGGTAGGTACATTAATGAATATCCCTTCGAGAACTAAGGACACATGGCAGGCTAGGGAGTATTTAAAAGAAATGGGATTAAGGGAAGAGTTGCATCTACAACCGGGAGGTGGCACATCTAAAGTTATGCCACCTGCATGTTACACTTTATCAAGCCTAGAGAAAAAGAATTTCTGCCAGTTTTTTAGCACTATCAAGTTCCCGGATGGCTTTGCTTCAAACATTCCTCGATGTGTGAAGACCAAGGAGCGTCAACTTTTAGGAATGAAGAGTCATGACTACTATGTGTTCATACAACGACTTCTTCCACTAGCAACTAGAGGAATGCTGTCAAAAGATGTATCTCAGATTTTAGTAGAGATCAGCAATTTTTTTCGAAAAATTTGTTCTCGAACTCTCTATCTAGATGAGCTGGAAATgcaggaaaaaaatattattttaatactATGCAAACTTGAGAAaatttttcctccaaatttctTTGATGTAATGGTCCATTTAATGGTCCATTTACCCACTGAATCCAAGATTGCTGGACCAGCCCAATACCGGTGGATGTTTCCATTTGAGAG GTATTTGCATGATGTTCCGACCAGGTTTAATCAAACGGAACGAAATATGGAGAAACACGAAGCTGCTGGAAAATTATCTATATTTTCTAGCTTGGCTCGGCCCTTTGGGGCAGCACTGATTGGTTATCTAAGTGAGGTTGAATTGCAAAGAATACACCTATTCATCTTGAAAAATTGTGAAGAAGTAGATGCTTACATGAG GGAGCATAGACAAATTCTTGAAAAGCAAAATTTATCGAGCGTACAGCAAAGGCTAGACTCGAAGTTTTCAAAGTGGTTTGAAAAACGT GTCATGTATACACATGCACGTGGAGAATGTACTGATGAATTGTTGTCCTTGGCTAGAGGACCTGATTTTCGAGTCAATACATTTGTTGGCTGTAATGTGAATGGATTTAGATTCCACATTAAGGCTcgggaaagagaaagaaagacaCAAAATAGTGGAGTTATGGTAAAGGGGGAGCATGCTGATAAAGAAACATACTTCTATGGTACAATTACTGATATAGTTGAGGTTGAATACTCATTTACTCAAAATCGAGTAGTTGTGTTTAAATGTGATTGGTGGGACTTGAGAAATACTTCGGGAATCAAAGTAGACAAGCAGAGCAATATCACTAGCATCAACATGTCAAAAACATGGTACTCAGACCAGCCTTTTATATTAGCATCCCAAGCTGAACAAGTTTTCTATCTTCAAGATATGAAGCTTGGAGGTAATTGGCATGTTGTAGAGTTAGTTAGTCCACGCTCATCTTATGATGTTCCTGAGAAGCATGAAGATGATTTGGTTGATAACGAAGAGGCTTACCAAGAAGAATATCATGAAGATTTGATTGGTGTACAAGAAAATCTTGAGTTGGTCAGTTTGAAGATAGGAGATGTGCAAACTGAAGAAAGGATAGAGGCTGGTGCTATGTTTTTTATAGAATTGTCAGCTAGCCGTACAAGGCAATTGGatgacaattttattgataatgaTGAGGAAATTGAGCAACAATTCAATTCTGAGGATGAAAATGAACAATTTGTACAAATCGATGACTATGAATCAGATTAA